Proteins encoded in a region of the Nicotiana tomentosiformis chromosome 9, ASM39032v3, whole genome shotgun sequence genome:
- the LOC104104830 gene encoding uncharacterized protein has translation MFSKTNLFLCLSLAILLIVISSQADAREMSKAAAPITQALNSNNITDQKTGAGIIRKIPGWIRKGAKPGGKVCKICSCKYQICSKCPKCHD, from the exons ATGTTTTCCAAAACTAacctttttctttgcctttctttGGCTATTTTGCTAATTGTAATATCCTCACAAGCTGATGCAAGGGAGATGTCTAAGGCGGCCGCTCCAATTACCCAAG CATTGAATTCAAACAACATTACTGATCAGAAGACGGGTGCAGGAATCATCCGTAAAATACCGGGTTGGATACGAAAAGGTGCAAAACCAGGAGGCAAAGTTTGTAAAATTTGCTCATGTAAATATCAGATTTGCAGCAAATGTCCTAAATGTCATGACTAA